CAGGATGCTAAAACATTTGTAGTCTCGGGTTCTAAAAATACCATTGGAAAAACAATTGACGGAGGAAAAACGTTTACTTGGATCAACCCGAAAGTTGTAGAGAATAGAGATTTCAGGGATATTGAAGTTTTAAGTAAAGGTAATTATTTGGCTTTAGGAATCGATTCTCCTGCTTATATTTTACAAACGAAAGATGGTGGTCATACGTGGAATAAAGTTTATGAAAATAATGAAAAAGGAATTTTTTTAGATGCCATTTATGTGGATAAAAATTCTAAAAAGATTACTGTTTTGGGCGATCCTATGTCTCCAGATAAACCATTTGTCTTAACTTCTACGATGACAAATCCTACAAAATGGGAGGTTGCTAAATCGCTTCACGGTCAATCTTTAAGATTGAAAAATCCAAAAGAAGCTTTTTTTGCATCGAGTGGAAGTAATTTGTATGTTGATACAAAACAAACGTTAATAGTTACGGGTGGAGAATTGTCTAATTTGTATTATTACACACCAAAAGGTGGACAAATGTATACGTTGGAAAAAACTAAAAGTACGACTTCTGGAATAAATGGAATGGCTTATGACGCAGCGAATAATGTGGGGTATTTGGTAGGAGGTGATTTTATGAAACCAGAAGATTCAAGCTATAATTTTTATAAATTTAAAATGATAAATGGGAAAATTTCTTTTCAAGATTCATGGAAATATCCTATTGGATATAAATCTGGTGTAACAATAATTTCTAAAGATAAAGTTTTAGTTTGTGGCTATTCTGGAGTTGACTACTCTACCGATGGAGGACATAATTGGGTAAATATTACTAAAGATAGTTACAATACGTGTACTGTTTCACCGGACAAAAAATATGTAATTTTAGTTGGAAATAAAGGAAAAATAGCTAAAGTTACGTTGTAAAAAATTTAAGATCGAAATAAAATATGAGTTTCTATTGATATATTTTCATATTTATTCTAATTTTTTGATAGAAAAGTAAATTATTGAAATCAGAATTTAATAATAGTTAAATGTTTTTTCTATGATATAGAAAATTAAATACTTTTTTTGATTAAATTAGTTAGTCTAAATTTTAAGGATATGAACTTAACTACAAAAGCATCTATTCAAATTCAAAAACTACCACATGAAGTTTTCGATGCGATTATAAATCCTTTTAAAATGAATAACTATTTTATCGCTTTTTCAACCAGAAAAATTGTGCATTACAGGTAGTAATTGTAGAAAAACCTGTCGAAACAGTTTTGGATTAACAAATACATAATTATTATGAAAAAAGTATCATTTACCGAATTCATTTATGCACAACCAAAACATGTGCACAAAATCATGTTAGCGCCAGATTCGTATAGAATTTGGACAAAACCTTTTAGCGAAAATTCAGATTATAAAGGTGATTGGTCCGAAGGTTCGAATGTATATTTTACCTATAAAACTGAAAAAGGTACAGCTGCAATGATCGCTAAAATAGAAGAAAATAAATTAGGAGAATCAATCAAAATGCGACATATCGGAATGTTAAAAGAAAATGGACAAGAGGTTTTTGATGGTCCTGAAATTGATTCTTGGAAAAATAATGAAGAATCTTATAAGTTCGAAAATGTAGAAGGACACACGCGTTTAATCTGTTCCGTTGATGTAGAAGAAATAATTTTTTCTGAAATACAAATGAGGGAAATGTGGTTGAGAGCGTTGCGAAAATTGAAAGAAATTTGTGAAGATTAAACTTTCTAATTAATTTATATCAAGAGTTTTAATGAAATAGTACAATTAATACCGAAATAATGCAATACGAAGTCTCGACATTAGATGAATATTTTGAAATTATTCCTCCAGAAAGAAAAGAAGCTGTAAAAAAAATATATGAAACCTTGAAAATGAATTTGCCTAATGGGTTTGAAGAACAAATAAGTTATGTTCATATATGGTTTGTTGTGCCTCATTCGGTGTATCCAAATGGCTATCATTGCGATCCAACATCTCCTTTACCTTTTATAGGATTAGCTTCACAAAAGAATTTCATTGCGTTGTATCATATGGGAATTTATTCGGATGAAAAGTTACTAAATTGGTTTATAGAAGAATATCCAAAACATGCAAAAAGAAAATTGGATATGGGAAAAAGCTGTATTCGATTCAAAAAAACAGATGATATTCCGTATGATTTAATTGGCAGATTAGCATCTAAAATTACGCCAGATCAATGGATAGCAACTTATGAAAAAAATCTTCTAACTCGAAAATAAATAATACATGTCAAACATCACTAATTTTTTAAAACAATTAGAAAAAAACAATAATCGTGATTGGTTTAATACACATAAAAATGAATTTGATACCGCAAAAGCTGAAGCTGATTTAATCTTCAATGCGATTTACCAAGAATTAAGTAAAAAGGAAGAATTAGAACCACTGAAAATTTATAGAATTTATAGAGATGTTCGTTTTTCAAATGATAAAACGCCATATAAAATACATTTTTCAGCACAATCGGGTCGTAAAAAACCACACAATAGAGGAGGATATTATTTTCATATTCAACCGAATCATAATTTTATTGGAATAGGATTTTGGGGACCAGAACGAGATGATCTACTTCGAATCAGAAAAGATATTGAAGTTTCCGATGAATTGGAAAAGATTTTACAATCTAAAACACTTATCAAAGAATTTGGTGAAATGCAAGGAGAGGAAGTGAAGTCTGCACCAAAAGGCTTTTCGAAAGATCATGAACGAATTGCTTTACTCCGTAAAAAACAATATTTGTTCATTAAAAATTTTACAGATGAAGAAGTATTAGCAGAAGATT
This portion of the Empedobacter stercoris genome encodes:
- a CDS encoding YCF48-related protein, with translation MKYILLLLSSLSFAQTYQIINEENLDVSYRGLAFQDAKTFVVSGSKNTIGKTIDGGKTFTWINPKVVENRDFRDIEVLSKGNYLALGIDSPAYILQTKDGGHTWNKVYENNEKGIFLDAIYVDKNSKKITVLGDPMSPDKPFVLTSTMTNPTKWEVAKSLHGQSLRLKNPKEAFFASSGSNLYVDTKQTLIVTGGELSNLYYYTPKGGQMYTLEKTKSTTSGINGMAYDAANNVGYLVGGDFMKPEDSSYNFYKFKMINGKISFQDSWKYPIGYKSGVTIISKDKVLVCGYSGVDYSTDGGHNWVNITKDSYNTCTVSPDKKYVILVGNKGKIAKVTL
- a CDS encoding DUF2461 domain-containing protein, with product MSNITNFLKQLEKNNNRDWFNTHKNEFDTAKAEADLIFNAIYQELSKKEELEPLKIYRIYRDVRFSNDKTPYKIHFSAQSGRKKPHNRGGYYFHIQPNHNFIGIGFWGPERDDLLRIRKDIEVSDELEKILQSKTLIKEFGEMQGEEVKSAPKGFSKDHERIALLRKKQYLFIKNFTDEEVLAEDFPKKVAKSIQVLQPFLNYMTEVLTTDENGQPLF
- a CDS encoding DUF1801 domain-containing protein translates to MQYEVSTLDEYFEIIPPERKEAVKKIYETLKMNLPNGFEEQISYVHIWFVVPHSVYPNGYHCDPTSPLPFIGLASQKNFIALYHMGIYSDEKLLNWFIEEYPKHAKRKLDMGKSCIRFKKTDDIPYDLIGRLASKITPDQWIATYEKNLLTRK